AGTCTGGCGGGATCTCCCACAGCAggatcttgccgtcctcgCCTGCAGAGGCCAGCCTGTTCTCGTGGAACGGGTCGAAGTCGGTGTCGAGCACGAGGCCGCCCGTGTGGCCGCGGAACATCGGCACCTTGTCGGGAGCTTTGCCGACCTCGTCGACGGGGATCACCAAAAACGCGCCGATGCCGTTGGCGTTGACACTCAGGTACCGGCCATTGCACTTGACAATGTTGCTGTCGAACGCGGAGATCGTGACCTTGAGGTTCTCATAGCacatctccttcttgaacgGCTGGCCGTACACGTGTCTGTACTTGGACGCTCTCACAAACCGGCCACTAAGGGTTAGCATTGGTAGCGTGACAACTCACCTCATAAtgtatatttttgaaaattaCAGTATCGTCGCGTcgcaagaaaaataaatcaaataaaatcaaaaaaaaaaatccttTTTGCATGTCGCACCTCATAGACCTCATCGAGAGCTCGCACAACAGTCCCAGCGACGACgccgtccagcagcacgtcTTCAACGAGTGCTACCAGTATTTTGCGTCGCTGGACACCGAGCACTACTTCTGCGACACCACCACGGCGCGCATTGCATGCTACTTGCTCGTCATCTGCATAGCGTTCGAGGACTCGGACATTCTGCGCACGCTCAAGACGGCGGCGCGCAAGTCGCTCGACCACTGCCCGAAATGCATCCTCGGCTTCCACGAGGCACGTGCCGCTGCGCGAAATGACCTTCTGCTCAAGCGCAATCTGCCCTACGACAAAATCGCCATAGTGATCCAGCGGGTGTTCGACTGGGAGGCCCAATCGCTGGTCGACAAGCTCGGCACGCTCAAATTTGACCGCGACGAAGACCTGCTGCACAGCCCCGATGTGCACAATACCCTGACTGAGTGTCTGGTGTGTCCGCAGCTTCTGCGTGCCAACGACCAGCTGCGCACGCTGTGCTCGCACATGCTGGCCGTGGTGACCCAGAGACAGCCGATCCGGCCGAAAATCGACCTCTTCGCCGGGCTGCTCTATTTTCTGTTCGAAGGCTCCGACACAGAGCGCGCGTGGGCGCTCTCGTGCTTGCCCGCGCAGCTGCGGCCCGCCAGCTTCACGGCGTCGTTTATGGAGGAGTACGAGCGCCATTTCTTCAACATCCAAAACCCGGCGCTCTTCAGTGCGGACGCCTGTGCGCTTTTCTGGGCCAACATCGTGCCCCTGCTGCAGCTTGGGAACGGCGAGTGCGTACTGCGGCTGAACTGGCCCGCAGCGGCTCGCAACTTTGAAAAAACAGCACCGTTTAAAGTGGTGCCCCTCGTGCGCATCTTTGTCAACGAAATCATGTCGTACCTGGACGAGccgctgccgctgctgctgcgtgCGTTTTCCGTGCTGCTCACGAAGCTGGGAGCCGAGTTTTGGGAGCACGTGCAGCCGCATAGCTACCTCAACTTTTTTGACGTTTCGTTCAATAGCCCGCATTATAGCAAACACCTAGACACGCTGCGGCTTGCAAATGCGGCGCCGGGCGCGCGCACGCCTTGTCTAGAAGACCTTGTCAACTGGATCTACCCGCTGTACCGGTCTGTTACGCCGTCGCAAAAGACACAGACGGCGTGCATCGTGTACAAATATTTCTTGGACAAGTTGGGGCGGCCGCACTGCGGCGCGCTGCTGGTTTGCGTGGGGGCAGATTTAATCACCGACGAGATCCGGCTGCAGAACCCGCTGTTCGACGCCAAGCTGACGGTCGAGCTGTACAGCAAGTCGGATGCGCGCGCGCTGATCGACCGCAAAGCCATCACGCTGTTCGACGCAATGGCGGACCCGCAGGTAAAGATCAAGGCGCTGGGCGTGGTGGCGGCGTCGCTCGTGTACGACGTGGCGTCGCTGGCGCAGGCGAGCCATTTTTTGGCCAAATACGACGCCAGCACGGTCTCGGCGGTGAACATGGACTTATGGATCTTGCTGTCGCGCAAACTGGCCGCAGACGATAGAACGTTTGCGCAACAAGTGCTGTGCAGCTTAAGCGAGGCCAGCTATGTGTTCTCGCTCGACATCACGTTGCTCAAGATCACGTTCCGCGATGCACGTGACTTTTCCGACGAGAAGCTGCGGGAGCTGGTGGCGGCGTGCAGCAAGCAGAACAAGAGCGTGGCGATGTTTGCGAGCAGCGTCGAGGCGATATTCAGCCGCATGGCGGATTTCTTCAGCGGCCAGACTCTGCGGCAGATCCTGACCGACCTcgccgcgtcgatcggcgtCTGGAAGTGTCTGTGCTCGTGCGAGGAAAAACTGTACGAGAGCGCTGTCGGGCTGCTGTACGAGGCGTTCGACGTGGACGGCCGGCTCGAGGCGGTGcgcgagctgctgcgtATGGACACAGCCGTCACCGTTGAGGCTGCCAAGGACGCATTTGTGAGTCTGACGcggctggagcagtttAACGCCAGCAGGCGCGGTGTGCGTGTGCTCATGGACCTCGTGCAGTGTCTGCTGGATCCGATCGACGGTGTGCTGATTGACACGGCGCGGCTGAGCAACGCCACGCGCGCCATTCTCGCGCAGTTCTGGGCGCAATGCTGGCGGTTTCTCACCATGATCTACGTCAAGACGTTTGACTGGTCCAAGGAGTACGAAAAGGTCAAGGCTCACGTCCAAAATGCGCAGCACAacgagaaaatcaccaGGACGCTGATGGACTTCACGCGTGACGTGCTGGAGGTCTCGCAGACGCTGCTCGGCGGGTACAAGTTGCTGGTGGAGTCGATGCAGTTTGCGGGTGTCTCTGCCGAGCAGAGCCgcgagatccagcagagTCTGATTCAGCCCGTGCTGCAGGCGTTCGAGCGCACTGTGTACTGGCTGCGGCTGAGCGACAGCgcgctgctgtttctgtgcGTGCGGCTGACGCTGGACACGCTAGACCTGGTGGCGGAGATGGGGCTGGAGTTCACGCACACGTCGCTGGCGATCCTGGCAAAGCTGTGCGCGAAAGCGCGCAAGTTCAATAATAAGCTGTCGGAGGAGCAGCGCGGCGAGATTCTCGTGCGCGTGCGGCGGTTCAACAATACGCTAGTCGAGGAGGTGTTGGCCGAAGCGGAAGCGCGTAGCGAGCCTCGCGAATCCCGCGAACGAAGCGAGCGGTCAACGCCGGAAGAACAGTCACCTAGCGTTTCCAGCGCCACTGTCCGGGCACCAAAACAGTCGACCCTTGCCAACTTCCTCACCAAACCGGCCCCTGAAGAACCACCCGCCCCCAAACGCCTGTCCATGCTCGAGCAGGCAAGGCTgcagctggccgagaagcGGCGCCAGGAGCCCCTGCGCCAGGAGCCGGCGCCGCCACGCCCGGCCGGCTTTAACAGACGCTCCAAAACGTCTGATGCCGAGTCATCCACgtccgagtccgagtccgagGACGAAAACGGTCTTTTCACAAGGGAGCAGGTAGTGGCCAAGATGAAGAAAACTAAAGCCGCGCTGCAATCTCTGCAGCCACGCGCCAAAAACCTGGCGGTGCGGCCGAGCGGCGGTGCGGCTCGAGGTGTCGAcctgaagaagaaagcagaggagctgatgcGGCTGCGACTGAACGTGGACATGAACCCGCTATACAAGGAGATTCTTACGTGGTCGTACTTCCGCGATGGTGATTACCCCGATGACGACCAGAGCAAGTATACCAGCGTTAAAAACCGGTTTGCGAGCGCAGACGAGTACCAGCAGACGTTCCGGccgctgttgctgctggagtgCTGGCAGTCGATCCAGCGGGCCAAGGAGACGGCACAGGAGACGCCGTTCCGGGTGACAGTGGGCTCGCGTGCGGCCACCGACACTTTTTACGATGTTTTTGCGTCGACGCGGCGCGAAGTGGTGACGGAGCAGCGCTGTGTCGGTGACAGCGACCTGGTGGTGCTCATGTACGTGGAGAATCTGGATAGCGACTCGAAACTGACGCGAAAGCATCTGGCCGGGTGTCGCCACGCGTGTTTGGGCCGTGTGAAAgacatcaagaacaacagcAACGGGTTTTCCGACCTGACGGTCCGCGTGGCCACGAAAACAAACATGAATCCATACTTGAGTCCTGGCATGGAGCTGGTGTGCATGAAAGTTGTGCAGATGACGACGATTGAGCGGGAATTCTCTTCGTTGCAAGGGCTGAAGTACTACGATCTTGGACGGGAGATAGTGACGGCAACGCCGAGCGTGCCGGGCAAGATCGATCCTGTGGTGGTGGGCCGGATGAAGCAGACGTATGCGGTGAATGACTCTCAGGCGCGGGCAATCGCGGGAACCGTGCACAAGGACGGATTTTCGTTGATCCAGGGTCCACCGGGCACGGGTAAGACCAAGACGATTTTGGGGATTATTGGGTGTGCGCTCACTTCGGGCAACCCGAACGCGATCGCGGTGCCGGGCGAGCAGAAGGTGTCTTCGAAGCGACGGATCCTGATCTGCGCGCCGTCGAACGCGGCCGTGGATGAGCTCGTGCTGCGGCTGATGGGCGGCATCAAAAGCGCGCGTGGAGATAACTACCGGCCTAAGGTGGTGAGGCTGGGCCGTTCGGACGCAGTGAACGCGCAGGTGAAGGAGACAACActggaggagcttgtggacgCGCAACTGAGCGCCGTCGATACTGCCGCCGACGACACCAAGATCCGCGAGGAACACCGCAAGTGCGTGCACGAGCGCGACGAGCTGAGACAGAAACTTGCAGCGGGCAACGTGTCGGCGGACGAGGTGGCGCGGCTCGAGCTGCGGCTGCAGGAGGTGGTGCAGAAGCGGAAAGAGCTCGGTCGCCggctcgacgagctgcgcGAGCAGAACTCCGTcaagcacagaaacagagagaTCGAGCGCCGCAACGCGCAGTTCCGCATTCTCAGCTCCGCCGAGGTTGTGTGCTCCACGCTCTCGGGCTCTGCCCACGACGTGCTCGCCGGCATGTCGTTCACCTTCGACACTGTCGtcatcgacgaggccgCGCAGTGCATCGAGCTCAGTGCCATAATCCCCCTGCGGTACGGCGCCAAGCGCTGCATCATGGTCGGCGACCCCAACCAGCTGCCGCCGACCGTGCTGTCACAGAAAGCAGCCAGCTTCAACTACGAGCAGAGTCTTTTTGTGCGTATGCAGAATAACCACGACAATGCGGTGTACCTGCTGAACGTACAATACCGTATGCACCCGGAAATTTCCAAATTCCCATCCAAAGAATTCTACGActccaagctgctggacggcTCCGGCATGGCAGAAAAAACCGCACGGCCGTGGCACGCAATCCAGGAGTACGGGCCTTACCGGTTCTTCAACATCGAGGGCAGCCACCAACAGAATGAGCAGACCAAGTCGCTGTACAACTACGCCGAGGCTAAGATCGCGCTCGAGATCGTGTCGGACCTGTTTGCGCTGTTCCCTGACGAACAGTGGCCGGGAAAAATCGGCATCATTTCGCCGTACAAGGAGCAGATCAGATGCATCCGCGAGGTGTTTGTGCAGAAGTTCGGGTTCCCGATCACCAAGGAAATCGATTTCAACACCGTGGACGGGTTCCAGGGCCAGGAAAAGGACATTGTGCTGTTTTCGTGTGTGCGTGCCGGGGAGCAGAACTCGGGCGTTGGGTTTTTGGGAGACGTGCGCCGCATGAACGTCGCCTTGACCAGAGCGCGCTCCTCGTTGTGGGTTCTTGGAAGCCGAGAAACCCTCATGTCCAATAAAACATGGCGCGACCTTATTGACGACCTGTACGAGCGCGGTCTTGTGACCAGAGCATATCCGGGCTTTACAAGGAAGAAGGGCGGTTTGGGCGACAACTACGAGCCGAAACGCAAGAAACATAAAGCCGACACGCGCGCCGAGCcaaaaaaacagaaactgggCGTCATGAGCTACTCGTCTTTGAGTAACGCAAATAAGGATCGGGCCCAGCCGAAAAAGACGCCAACACCAAATCCACCGAAACCGGCaccgccgccgccgccCGCCAGTCTGCCCAAAATCCCCGCCGTTGCGCGCCAAAGTGCAGCCCCTGTGGGCCCGTCCGGGGAAcagctgatcaagatcAGCAAGCCGAAACCAAAGTTTCCCCGGCCTAAACGTAATTAGCTGCATATATAGCGTCGAAGACGCGTAATAATACATACACATACATGACAAGTGGCGCAGGTGTGCTCCCACGCTGGGGGGCATTTGGTGCACGGATGTACTACATTTATTCTTCGCACCAAAATATATTCACTCCTCAGCATGGGCAACATTCCGTCGAGTCTCCTGGATGACCTGTCCGAGGGAACAAACTGTAAGTATTCGCCGCAGTGGCTTCTAACATCCAGTCGGATCGGACGAAATTGACCGTCTCGCGAAGCGGTTCATGAAGCTGGACACAGACAACTCCGGGGCcatcgacaaggacgagttTCTGTCGATTCCCGGAATCGGCCAAAATCCGCTCGCCAGGCGCGTGATAGACATCTTTGACACCAATAGGGGCGGCGACATTGACttcaaggagtttgtgGCCGGGCtgtcgattttctcgagcGGCTCGGTCGACGACAAGCTTAGGTTCCTGTTTAGGGTCTACgacatcgacaacgacggCTACATTTCGAACGGCGAGTTATTCTTGGTGCTACGgatgatggtggccaaTTCGCTCACGGACGTGCAGTTGCAGCAACTCGTAGACCGCACGATCCTTGAAAATGACGAGGATGGAGACAACAGGCTGGATttcgaggagttcaagaGAACCATCGCCCACACCGACGTGGCCAGCAAGCTGTCGCTGGAGGACAAAATCTGATCAATCTTTCTTGTCGCCCTTGCTTTTCTGGATCGCCGATTTGGCCTGCACGTATTTTGTTGCCTCGCTGCTGCCGGCGGTGATCTGCGACGTTGACGCCACCGGCACAGAGAACGCCGGCTTAATGGGCAGCGACGATGGTGACGGCGAGTTTACGCTCCTCATGCTCTTGACGCTTGTGGTGCTGGCCGACGTCTTGAGCACCGGTTTTGGCTCCTCGCCCCGGATGGTGCGGACGGCGTTTTCTATTGCGGTGATCTCGTCGCCGATGATGGCCTCGATGTATCCCAGCTTGGACTGGGCCGCCTGctgtttgcgctgctcCAGCGTTCGCAGCGCCGCGGCAAGCTccttcagcagcagctcggtTTTCTCCGGCACCGTGTCCGCAATTATCTTCTGCAACGCTGCCTCCAGCGAGCCCAGAGTTTCAAATACGTCTTCCAAATACACACAGCACTCGTGGAAACTGAGTTCCTTGGCTTCTGCCGCATGCACCATGTCGGCCAATGCGCGCAGCTGCAAATTGTAATTTTCAATGATGGAGGCCGGgttgagctgcttgtcGGCGCCCTTTACCGGCAACAGTTTttcgatctcgttgaacTCCTGCGCCTCAATCTGGCTCAACGATTCGTAGTACGCATTCAACTTgatgtccagcagcgatTTGGACTcgcgcagctgctggttcaCCTGCTTCTGCTTCGTCCGCAGCGCGCGCAGCTTGTGCTCCAACTGCTCGATCTCTGTACCGATCCGGTCGCTCTCTGCAAGCAAGGTTTTGTACGCGGCGCCCTCCGACGTGCGgttctcgatctcgtctATTCGGTCGACAATTTTCGTCCGCTTGGCCTCCCAATGCTCGAAATTCGTCAGCACCGCGCTCTTATTGTGCTGCTCCGTGGTGTAGATCTCCTTCATCGCCTGGTTGATCTGGTTCAACTCTGAAAACAAATGCAGCAGCGTCTCGCGCGTCCTGCCCACCCGCCGGCTCCCTTTTTGCAAACTTGTTTTGTGTTTGTCGATGGTGGCGAGCAGCCGCGCCGTAACCACTATTTCctggtttttcagataGTGCAGCGGATCATCCACAAGACCCATTGAGGGCACCAGTGGGGCCTCCAGCACGGCGTGCAAATTGCTGCGCGGCGAAAACGAGCTTGTGCTCATCTCCAGTTCGTCCGACGGCACTGTCGACGCAAAAAGCTTGTCTTTGTACCCGTCCTCAAGAGACGGCCCCATGTCGTACTGGATCGATTCAGACGGCGGGAAGCTCACCAAATCGTCCTGCGAATCGTTCGTGGGCAGCGGCGGCCGATTGCTACCGGTGTCGGACGTTTTCCGCTTCGAAAACGACGACTCGAATTTTGACATGGCGCAtgaaataataaaataaataaattagaTTAAATTAgattaaattatttatttatttcctTGTCATAATCGTATCCACGGGCAATTCCCATCCTGCCCTCCTCAACAAGAGCACCCTCCAATTCCTCTGCGCCAAAGTCGCTGCCCAGTCCAGTCCATGCCCTCGTTTGCAGATAATTCGCCGACGTGCTGACCgtgtttttgatgcttAGCGTGTTGGAGAACCGACTCACCAGCTGGCCGTCTGATCCTCCCGCTTCTGGGGCCCCCAGCTCCACTTCCAAATGTCTAATCTGTCGCAGCGGCTTCGATGCGGCCAATTGGCCCGTTACAGGGTTGAACTCCGGCACGTACTCGTCCTCGCCGTGGTCGGAGTCCTCGTGCTCGCTTTCCTGCTCCATCACTGCCTCGAAGTCCGTGATCCATTGGCCGGTCCACGTGATCTCCTGCTTCAGCGCCAGCTGCAGCTCGTACGGTGTCACAATGTTCTTATAGTACTCGCCGTACTTGTCCAGAATAATGCCCGACTGGCCACACCCGAGAATACACCACACGTCCACGCTCTCGAAATTGGCCAGCTTCGCCACGTTCGGCTTGCCCACAACAAACATATA
This portion of the Ogataea parapolymorpha DL-1 chromosome IV, whole genome shotgun sequence genome encodes:
- a CDS encoding Calcineurin subunit B: MGNIPSSLLDDLSEGTNFGSDEIDRLAKRFMKLDTDNSGAIDKDEFLSIPGIGQNPLARRVIDIFDTNRGGDIDFKEFVAGLSIFSSGSVDDKLRFLFRVYDIDNDGYISNGELFLVLRMMVANSLTDVQLQQLVDRTILENDEDGDNRLDFEEFKRTIAHTDVASKLSLEDKI